A segment of the Bradyrhizobium sp. CCBAU 53340 genome:
ACCCATGGCTGGCTCGGCCAGTCCGTCTACCTGCGCGACATCTGTGGTCGCGAGGAGGGCGCGCCGCCGCCGGTCGATCTCGCCGCCGAGAAGCGCAATGGCGATTGCGTGCGCGGCATGATCCATGCGGGCACCGCGACTGCGGTGCACGACCTCTCCGATGGTGGCCTCCTGATCGCGCTCGCGGAGATGGCAATGGCGAGCGGCATCGGGGCCAAGCTGCTGGCGGCGCCGACGTCGCTGGTGTCGCAGGCCTATTGGTTCGGCGAGGACCAGGCGCGCTATCTCGTCACCGTGCCGGAAACCGAAGCCGGCCGCGTGCTCGCCAAGATGCGCGGCTGCGAGGTGCCCTGTGTGCGGATCGGCACCACCGGCGGCGATGCGATCGCGATCGCAGGCGAAGCGGCTGTGTCGATCGATGCTCTGCGGACCTCGCACGAGCGCTGGCTGCCGGATTATATGGGCGGGAAGGCGGCGTAAGGCGCCGCCACACACTTCGTCATTGCGAGGAGCTTGCGACAAAATCGCGAGGCGATTTTGCGCTGAAGCGACGAAGCAATCCAGACTGGTCCCGCGGAGGGATTCTGGATTGCTTCGCTGCGCTCGCAATGACGAGTGGATAGAGCCCGGCCTCACAACACGTGCGAGGCGCCCGGGATCTTCCGCAAGGCCGCCGTCACGCCCCAGCTCAGCAGCACCGTGAGCATGAAGCCGATCGCGGCCTTCACGATGGCAGGCAGCCCATAGTCGAACAGCACGTACTGGATCCACAACGCGATCGGGTAGTGCACCAGGAACATGCCGTAGGCATCGGCCTGCATGCGGTCGAGCAGGGTGGGGCCTGGCATCTTCGAATGCAGGAAGAAGGCGAGGATCGCGAGCAGGATGGAAGCCGAGAACAGCACCAGGAAGGTGCCGTAGAACATGTGGTACCAGTGCGGCAGGTGATCGGGATTATCGAGGATTTCGCGCTTGATGTAGATCATGCCCCACATCAGGCAGTAGGGGATCAGCGTCACGCTGACCCACAGCCAGCGCTTTCTCGGCAATTGGCCTTCGGCGCCGAGGATGCCGTGATCGAAATTCGCGGCACCCACGCTCGCGCCGATAAAGAAATAGGTGAAGTAGAGCAGCACGCGGCTCGCCTGCACCGAGAACGGCCCGAACTCGAACCATTTGTTGGCGCCGAAATAGACCAGCATCGGCACATAGGCGATGGCGCTGATGACGACGAGCATCAGCCAGAATGCGGCCGGCCGATTGAATCCTCGCAGTGACACGCGGTTGGCCGGATCGACCAGATGCGCGGACACGCGGTAGAGCAGGCTCGCGGTGAGGTCGAAGGCGAGCAGCACCCAGACGAACCAGATCGGGCCGCTCGGCCATGGTCCTTTCGTCACCGTCATCCACCAGAACGAAGCGAAGGTCAGCTCGGGATTTTCGCGCAGCGCGATCGCGTAGTAAGCGAGTGGAATGACCGTGAAGGCCGCGATCATGAACGGCAGCCCGAGCCGCAGCAGGCGATCGCGCAGGAAGACCTGTGGCGCCTTGCGCGCGATGCCCGGCCAGGTGAACAGTCCCGACAGGAAGAAGAACATCGCCATGAAGAAGCTGTCGGTGGCGAGCACGACGATGTCGAAGCCGATCCAGGAGGTCGGATCGGTATGGCCGAAATAGGTGTAGGGAATGACGGCGTGATGCAGCAGCACCACCAGCGTCAGGAAGGTGCGGGCGCGGTCGAGCGACAGATTGCGCACCCTGGCCTTCGGCTCGGCATGTGCTTCTGCGCCAATCGTCGCAGAATGTGACATTGTGATCATGGCCGCCCCGGTCGCGCTTCTGTCCCGGCCGGACTGTGCCGCCGGGAACCCGATTCAGCAAGGGCCGTTTGGGCTGCGAAAACCCTCCCTCGTCCAGTTAGGAACCAGTTCCACACGACGCGGTTAGCGTTTCCGAAACGGATGAGGGGCCGCCGATTTGCGGCGGCCGTGCCGCGGAGCTGGCCATGACGATCCTGAAATGGGCGCTGATCTTCCTGCTGATCTCGATCGTGGCCGGCGTGCTCGGCTTCACCGGTATTTCGGCCGCATCGGCCGATATCGCCCGCTTCCTGTTCTACGTCTTCGTCGTGATCTTCCTGGTGCTATTGATCCTCGGGCTGACGATATTCAGGGCGTAGCGCGGGCGGCTCGTCGCAAGAGAAGACATGGTGCCTTGCCACTGGGCAAGAGGCAGCAAATCCAGATAATCTCTGGTTGAGTGCTTTTCCTGGAATGAGCCTGACGAACACCGATGGGGCGGATATTTTCATGGATTGGGACGGTATTGTCCGTGCCCGTCGGGCTGTGCTTCGGGGTGGCATGTCTTCTTACAGTTGCGTCGGCGAGCTGCGGTGAGGCGGCTGATCAGCAGGGCACGGCTGTGGGCAAAACGCAGCCGCAGCCGGAAATCATCAAGCGCATCGCGTCCCTTTCCGGCTACGCCCGTTTTGGCTTCTCAGGACTCGCATTTGGTGCAGGCCGGCTCTATGTCGCGACCAACATCGGGCTCATCGAGCTACAGGGTACCAGCATCAAGTCTTTGCATACTTGGTATCCGAGTGACGATGTCGTTGAGGGGCCGTGGTTTGACGAAACGAGCCTATGGATTCAACACGTCCACGATGGCGTCCTGCGACGCCTTGATGACGCCGGTTGGCATCCTGTCGCTCTTCCGCCCCCGCCGAATGCTTATGGCTATTATACCCGCCGCGACATGGCCGAAGGCTTCCATGTGACGTCCGATTCGACGGGCCCGCGTCTGATTGGAGCTGATCATGTCTGGGCCTGGAAGCCACCCGACCGGTGGTCCATCGAATCGTCGCCGGCGGCACCGGAATACAGCGGGTCCGTCGGCGTGGCTTTTTTTCGCGGTCGGGAAGCGCGCATCATGCGCTTGGGGTCTTGCTTCGGAGGGCCTTTACCCTGTGACTATGCGTACTACTGGCGAGGCGGAGATGGCTGGAGCGAGGCCAGGACCTTGCCGTTGGCGCGGCCGAGGCAGGTCTTGGGAACGGCGGATGGAATCTTCGCAAGAGGCGACAAGGGCGAACTCGTTCGGCTCGATGACATCGGCGCCGTCGTGCTTGAAACGCCAGGGCCGTGCGAAGCCA
Coding sequences within it:
- a CDS encoding DUF1328 domain-containing protein, which encodes MTILKWALIFLLISIVAGVLGFTGISAASADIARFLFYVFVVIFLVLLILGLTIFRA
- a CDS encoding acyltransferase gives rise to the protein MITMSHSATIGAEAHAEPKARVRNLSLDRARTFLTLVVLLHHAVIPYTYFGHTDPTSWIGFDIVVLATDSFFMAMFFFLSGLFTWPGIARKAPQVFLRDRLLRLGLPFMIAAFTVIPLAYYAIALRENPELTFASFWWMTVTKGPWPSGPIWFVWVLLAFDLTASLLYRVSAHLVDPANRVSLRGFNRPAAFWLMLVVISAIAYVPMLVYFGANKWFEFGPFSVQASRVLLYFTYFFIGASVGAANFDHGILGAEGQLPRKRWLWVSVTLIPYCLMWGMIYIKREILDNPDHLPHWYHMFYGTFLVLFSASILLAILAFFLHSKMPGPTLLDRMQADAYGMFLVHYPIALWIQYVLFDYGLPAIVKAAIGFMLTVLLSWGVTAALRKIPGASHVL